In Microcaecilia unicolor chromosome 1, aMicUni1.1, whole genome shotgun sequence, the following are encoded in one genomic region:
- the LOC115461320 gene encoding olfactory receptor 5V1-like, with amino-acid sequence MNGTFVTEIVVLGFSGLPFQNTLFVIFLTFYVLALLGNLLIIGIILLEPRLHTPMYFFLTNLSVLDIFCSSTAIPKMLHNILTKKNTISFSGCMVQMYLFTSFLGTELSLLAVMSYDRFVAICLPMRYSIIMSKRMCVNLAAVVWSIGTFNSIVLTALTFRLSFCGPNVINHFFCEIPPVLKLSCSDTTLNDYATLVADLILGLTCFLLTLVSYICIILSIVRIRSNDKKRKAFSTCAAHLNVVAMLYCTVIYTYVRPSLPYSLNDDKIVSVMYTIVSPLLNPVIYSLRNKEVIQAFTKIWKKIIPSRL; translated from the coding sequence ATGAACGGGACATTTGTTACAGAAATTGTAGTTCTTGGATTCTCCGGTCTACCTTTCCAGAATACATTGTTTGTTATATTCCTAACCTTCTATGTGTTAGCTCTACTGGGAAATTTACTCATCATTGGAATCATTCTCCTAGAGCCTCGGCTTCACACCCCAATGTACTTTTTCCTCACCAACCTCTCAGTGTTAGATATTTTTTGCTCATCTACTGCTATTCCCAAGATGCTACATAATATTCTGACAAAGAAGAATACAATCAGTTTCTCTGGATGCATGGTTCAAATGTACCTCTTTACTTCCTTTTTGGGTACTGAACTTTCCCTCCTTGCAGTAATGAGTTATGATCGTTTTGTGGCAATATGTCTCCCTATGCGTTATTCTATTATTATGAGCAAGAGAATGTGTGTGAACTTGGCAGCAGTTGTATGGTCCATTGGCACGTTCAATTCTATAGTGCTGACTGCCTTAACGTTTAGATTATCCTTCTGTGGGCCTAATGTCATCAACCATTTTTTTTGTGAAATCCCACCAGTATTAAAGCTGTCTTGCTCGGATACCACTCTGAATGACTATGCAACTCTAGTGGCTGATTTGATATTAGGATTAACTTGCTTTTTGTTGACACTTGTCTCGTACATTTGTATTATATTGTCCATTGTGAGAATCCGATCGAATGACAAGAAGAGAAAAGCCTTCTCCACCTGTGCCGCCCACCTTAATGTAGTTGCTATGTTGTATTGTACGGTGATATATACCTATGTACGACCCAGCTTACCCTACTCACTGAATGATGACAAAATTGTATCAGTGATGTACACAATTGTGTCCCCACTTCTGAACCCTGTAATATACAGCCTGAGAAACAAAGAGGTTATACAAGCGTTCACAAAAATATGGAAGAAAATTATCCCCTCAAGATTGTAA